A single region of the Frondihabitans peucedani genome encodes:
- a CDS encoding alpha/beta hydrolase → MTATEVILVHGLYHQPQHMQPLRAALEERGAIVHVPRLHRGSLAEDTQVVQRVIIDACRNQPILVAHSYGGAVAAGVQGAAAFVFMAAFAPKVGESCAQLGGIDAPVNAFVRPHPEGGTFMPAEAATNLFYADCDPQMAQRAVDLLVPQASGHGRGVVKTAPWESAVSHYIVCADDRAMTPALQLRMAIRCSSYEVLTASHSPYISRPQHVATSVLGTATAIR, encoded by the coding sequence TACCGAAGTGATCCTCGTTCACGGCTTGTATCACCAGCCGCAGCACATGCAGCCGCTCCGGGCCGCGCTCGAAGAGCGGGGTGCGATCGTGCACGTCCCGCGCCTGCACAGGGGGTCCCTCGCGGAAGACACCCAAGTTGTGCAACGGGTCATCATCGATGCCTGTCGGAACCAGCCGATCTTGGTTGCTCACAGCTATGGCGGGGCGGTCGCTGCCGGTGTGCAGGGAGCAGCTGCCTTCGTCTTCATGGCGGCCTTCGCACCCAAAGTCGGAGAGAGCTGCGCGCAGCTCGGTGGTATCGACGCACCAGTGAACGCCTTCGTACGACCGCACCCGGAAGGTGGCACGTTCATGCCGGCCGAGGCGGCCACCAATTTGTTCTACGCGGACTGTGATCCGCAGATGGCGCAACGGGCTGTGGACCTCCTGGTGCCACAGGCCTCCGGGCACGGACGAGGCGTCGTCAAAACAGCCCCGTGGGAGAGCGCGGTAAGCCACTACATCGTCTGCGCCGACGATCGGGCCATGACCCCCGCGCTTCAACTCCGAATGGCAATTCGATGCAGCAGTTACGAAGTGCTCACCGCCAGCCACTCGCCGTACATCTCACGACCCCAGCACGTAGCGA